A single genomic interval of Daucus carota subsp. sativus chromosome 1, DH1 v3.0, whole genome shotgun sequence harbors:
- the LOC108203742 gene encoding ATP-dependent RNA helicase DBP2 — protein sequence MSYVPPHLRSSSSSSSATKTLEINGNNHYTNSFVSQSSNNNLYSSSTSSRRSSENLLLPPDSVVPQWKPSDRVLALKTDQIEEVRLRLNVDVSISADSSPAPAPIESFMDMCLDSRIMRDISYHEYTTPTSIQAQAMPVALSGRDLLGCAETGSGKTAAFTIPMIQHCLAQSPVRRGDGPLALVLAPTRELAQQIEKEVKAFSRSLESFRTAIVVGGTNIAEQRTELRSGVNIVVGTPGRFIDHLQQGNTSLSRISYVVLDEADRMLDMGFEPQITEVMRNLPNKHQTLLFSATMPLEIEALAQEYLTDPVQVKVGKVSSPTANVSQILEKVLENEKIDRLLSLLVEEATQVERSGHSLPLTIVFVERKTRCDEVAEALVAQGLHAVALHGGRTQSEREAALRDFRHGPTRILVATDVASRGLDVTGVAHVVNLDLPKTMEDYIHRIGRTGRAGSTGRASSFYTDRDMFLVAQIRKAISDVQSGNTVAFATGKVARRKEREAVAAQKEARTALSKQPSIGSMSVNVEDRYKYMIAPAIVRKEGSADDAWDD from the exons ATGTCTTATGTGCCTCCTCACCTGAGaagctcctcctcctcctcctccgccACAAAAACCCTAGAAATCAACGGTAATAATCACTACACAAACTCATTCGTCTCGCAGTCGAGCAACAACAATTTGTATTCATCATCGACCTCTTCTCGCCGCAGCTCCGAGAACCTCTTGCTGCCGCCTGACTCTGTCGTCCCCCAATGGAAGCCCTCCGACCGCGTTCTCGCTCTCAAAACCGACCAG ATAGAAGAGGTCCGTCTACGACTAAATGTTGATGTCAGTATCTCTGCTGATTCTTCACCTGCACCTGCACCCATTGAATCTTTTATGGATATG TGCTTGGACTCGCGCATAATGAGAGATATTTCCTACCATGAGTACACTACACCCACTTCTATACAAGCTCAGGCCATGCCTGTTGCACTAAGTGGAAGGGATCTTTTGGGTTGTGCAGAAACGGGTAGTGGGAAAACTGCTGCATTTACAATTCCCATGATACAG CATTGCCTAGCTCAGTCTCCTGTACGACGTGGTGATGGGCCTTTGGCATTAGTGCTGGCCCCTACAAGAGAGCTTGCACAACAAATAGAGAAAGAG GTTAAGGCTTTCAGTAGATCTTTGGAATCCTTCAGAACTGCAATTGTTGTAGGTGGAACTAACATAGCAGAGCAG AGGACTGAGCTACGTTCTGGAGTAAATATAGTGGTTGGTACTCCTGGAAGATTTATCGATCATTTACAACAAGGAAACACTTCTCTGTCTAGAATTTCATATGTTGTTCTGGACGAGGCTGATAGAATGCTTGACATGGGTTTTGAACCACAAATAACAGAG GTGATGCGGAATCTTCCAAACAAACATCAAACTTTGCTTTTTAGTGCAACTATGCCATTGGAGATTGAAGCTCTTGCACAG GAATACTTAACAGATCCGGTACAAGTAAAGGTTGGAAAAGTGAGTAGCCCTACAGCAAATGTATCTCAAATTTTAGAGAAGGTTCTTGAAAATGAGAAG ATTGATCGACTTCTatctttgcttgttgaagaggCAACTCAGGTCGAAAGATCTGGTCATTCCCTTCCTTTGACCATTGTGTTTGTAGAAAGAAAG ACTAGGTGTGATGAAGTTGCTGAAGCTTTGGTAGCACAGGGATTGCATGCAGTTGCACTTCATGGTGGCCGTACTCAAAGTGAAAGAGAGGCAGCTCTTCGTGATTTTAGGCATGGTCCAACAAGAATCTTG GTTGCGACCGATGTTGCATCTCGTGGTTTGGATGTCACAGGGGTTGCCCATGTGGTTAATTTAGATCTTCCAAAG ACCATGGAGGACTATATACATCGGATTGGGAGGACCGGTCGTGCAGGATCAACTGGCCGAGCTTCGTCATTTTACACTGATCGTGATATG TTCCTTGTTGCCCAAATTAGAAAAGCAATATCTGATGTTCAGTCTGGCAATACTGTGGCTTTTGCTACCGGGAAG GTTGCCAGAAGGAAAGAAAGGGAAGCAGTAGCTGCCCAGAAAGAAGCAAGGACTGCACTCTCCAAGCAACCATCAATAGGTTCAATGTCTGTAAACGTAGAGGACAGATATAAGTACATGATTGCCCCAGCAATTGTTAGAAAAGAAGGTTCAGCTGATGATGCTTGGGATGATTAA